In Corythoichthys intestinalis isolate RoL2023-P3 chromosome 4, ASM3026506v1, whole genome shotgun sequence, a genomic segment contains:
- the inpp5b gene encoding type II inositol 1,4,5-trisphosphate 5-phosphatase isoform X3 has product MRDSEKLTDKKKKSLEHLKGSDSATHNSNTESQGISSRDGRDDLVRSSSHTPSNKSHILTMPQFGLRDNLIKCELLKNEDLYIYREHFSFFLGTYNVNGQTPKENLSPWLSCTQDPPDFYCVGFQELDLSKEAFFFNDTPKEMEWTKAVSDALHPDAKYALVKLVRLVGIMLLFYVKKEHAEFISDVEVESVGTGIMGRMGNKGAVGVRFRFHNSDICVVNCHLAAHVEEYERRNQDYKDICSRLQFHQTDPTQPPLTIMKHDVVLWIGDLNYRISDLNVNNVKDLISRKDFEMLHSYDQLKRQIDEEAVFVGFVEGEIAFQPTYKYDTGSDTWDTSEKCRVPAWCDRILWRGKHISQKHYQSHMALKTSDHKPVSSLLNIGIKRVNTDSYKKTFEEIVCNLDKMENECIPSVTLSKREFHFENVKYMEHQARTLTLVNDGQVPCQFEFIQKPNETTYCKPWLTASPYKGFIAQGASMDIDLEVFVNRLMAPDLNSGKQEIEDILVLHLERGKDYFISVTGSYLPSCFGTPIHVLCRLREPIQDMSQETLRQLMATSVKETPASTEKPLDIPKELWMMVDHLFRNASKQEDIFQQPGLRSEFAEIRDTLDTGIADSLSGSNHSVAEALLLFLDALPDPVVPYSSYQECLECCSDALQCEKVISMLPQCHRNVFNYLAAFLRELLKNSASNRLDVTIVATIFASLLLRSPSKQDLTEKRKAREFFQHFLGSP; this is encoded by the exons ATGAGAGATTCTG agaaattgacagacaagaaaaagaaaagcttGGAGCATTTGAAAGGCTCCGACAGCGCCACGCACAACTCAAACACAGAGAG TCAGGGCATCTCCAGCCGGGACGGTAGGGATGACCTGGTTCGCTCTTCCAGCCACACGCCGTCCAACAAATCTCACATTCTAACCATGCCGCAGTTCGGCCTTCGAGACAACCTCATCAAGTGCGAGCTGCTGAAGAATGAGGACTTGTACATTTACCGTGAACATTTCAG TTTTTTCCTTGGCACATACAATGTGAATGGGCAAACACCCAAAGAAAACCTCAGCCCATGGCTGAGCTGCACACAAGACCCTCCTGACTTCTACTGCGTGGG TTTTCAGGAGTTGGACCTTAGCAAAGAGGCTTTCTTCTTCAACGACACTCCTAAAGAGATGGAGTGGACGAAAGCCGTGTCTGACGCCTTGCATCCTGATGCCAAGTATGCTTTA GTAAAGTTAGTACGGCTAGTGGGCATCATGCTACTCTTCTACGTGAAGAAGGAGCATGCCGAGTTCATTTCAGACGTGGAGGTGGAGTCGGTGGGAACCGGCATCATGGGGAGGATG GGAAACAAAGGCGCAGTTGGCGTCCGCTTTCGCTTCCACAACTCCGACATCTGCGTGGTCAACTGTCACCTGGCAGCACACGTAGAAGAGTACGAGCGGCGCAATCAGGACTACAAAGATATTTGTAGTCGCCTCCAGTTTCACCAGACTGACCCGACACAGCCACCATTGACCATCATGAAGCACGA TGTGGTCTTATGGATCGGAGACCTCAACTACAGAATTAGCGACCTAAATGTCAACAATGTGAAGGACCTTATCAGCAGGAAGGACTTTGAGATGCTGCACTCGTACGATCAG CTCAAAAGGCAAATTGACGAGGAGGCTGTGTTCGTCGGTTTCGTGGAGGGGGAGATCGCTTTCCAGCCCACCTACAAATATGACACCGGCTCCGACACGTGGGATACAAG TGAAAAATGTCGTGTGCCTGCATGGTGCGACCGTATCCTGTGGCGAGGAAAGCACATCAGTCAGAAGCATTACCAGAGTCACATGGCACTAAAGACCAGCGACCACAAACCTGTCAGTTCGTTGCTCAACATTGGG ATCAAGAGAGTGAACACAGACTCCTACAAGAAGACCTTTGAGGAGATTGTCTGCAATTTGGACAAAATGGAAAACGAGTGCATTCCATCtgtaaccttgtcaaaacgagAG TTCCACTTTGAGAATGTGAAGTACATGGAACACCAGGCCCGGACGTTGACCCTGGTCAACGATGGCCAGGTGCCGTGTCAGTTTGAGTTCATCCAAAAGCCAAACGAAACCACGTATTGCAAGCCCTGGCTCACCGCCAGCCCCTACAAAGGCTTCATCGCGCAGG GCGCTTCCATGGACATCGACCTCGAGGTCTTTGTTAACCGCCTAATGGCACCTGACCTAAATTCTGGCAAGCAAGAAATCGAGGACATCCTTGTTCTTCACTTGGAGCGCGGCAAGGACTACTTCATCTCGGTGACCGGAAGCTATCTGCCCAGTTGCTTCGGCACCCCCATCCACGTGCTGTGTCGGCTGAGGGAGCCAATCCAGGACATGTCTCAGGAGACCCTACGACAACTG ATGGCCACATCAGTGAAAGAGACACCGGCAAGCACAGAAAAGCCACTGGACATTCCAAAAGAACTCTGGATGATGGTGGATCACTTGTTTCGGAATGCAAGCAAACAG GAAGACATATTTCAGCAACCTGGACTCCGGAGCGAATTTGCAGAAATAAGGGACACGCTTGACACTGGCATAGCGGATTCTCTTT CTGGCAGCAACCACTCTGTAGCCGAAGCATTGCTTCTCTTCCTGGATGCGCTTCCAGATCCCGTTGTTCCATACTCCTCCTACCAGGAGTGCCTCGAATGTTGCTCCGACGCCTTGCAGTGTGAGAAG gttatTTCCATGCTACCTCAGTGCCACCGAAATGTTTTTAACTATTTAGCCGCCTTCCTgcgagagctgttgaagaattcTGCAAGCAATCGATTAGATGTTACCATCGTAG CCACTATTTTTGCCTCATTGCTCCTGCGGTCGCCGAGCAAGCAGGACCTCACGGAGAAGAGGAAAGCGCGAGAATTCTTTCAGCACTTCTTGGGCTCACCTTAG
- the inpp5b gene encoding type II inositol 1,4,5-trisphosphate 5-phosphatase isoform X2 — MTLKGGSVQGLRMEGLRNITPVIGRSKLGSNTEDVCKFPTQEAKFEWISKYRSATKGQGLVKQALAPLGTTLNKLNQQRKTEKLTDKKKKSLEHLKGSDSATHNSNTESQGISSRDGRDDLVRSSSHTPSNKSHILTMPQFGLRDNLIKCELLKNEDLYIYREHFSFFLGTYNVNGQTPKENLSPWLSCTQDPPDFYCVGFQELDLSKEAFFFNDTPKEMEWTKAVSDALHPDAKYALVKLVRLVGIMLLFYVKKEHAEFISDVEVESVGTGIMGRMGNKGAVGVRFRFHNSDICVVNCHLAAHVEEYERRNQDYKDICSRLQFHQTDPTQPPLTIMKHDVVLWIGDLNYRISDLNVNNVKDLISRKDFEMLHSYDQLKRQIDEEAVFVGFVEGEIAFQPTYKYDTGSDTWDTSEKCRVPAWCDRILWRGKHISQKHYQSHMALKTSDHKPVSSLLNIGIKRVNTDSYKKTFEEIVCNLDKMENECIPSVTLSKREFHFENVKYMEHQARTLTLVNDGQVPCQFEFIQKPNETTYCKPWLTASPYKGFIAQGASMDIDLEVFVNRLMAPDLNSGKQEIEDILVLHLERGKDYFISVTGSYLPSCFGTPIHVLCRLREPIQDMSQETLRQLMATSVKETPASTEKPLDIPKELWMMVDHLFRNASKQEDIFQQPGLRSEFAEIRDTLDTGIADSLSGSNHSVAEALLLFLDALPDPVVPYSSYQECLECCSDALQCEKVISMLPQCHRNVFNYLAAFLRELLKNSASNRLDVTIVATIFASLLLRSPSKQDLTEKRKAREFFQHFLGSP; from the exons agaaattgacagacaagaaaaagaaaagcttGGAGCATTTGAAAGGCTCCGACAGCGCCACGCACAACTCAAACACAGAGAG TCAGGGCATCTCCAGCCGGGACGGTAGGGATGACCTGGTTCGCTCTTCCAGCCACACGCCGTCCAACAAATCTCACATTCTAACCATGCCGCAGTTCGGCCTTCGAGACAACCTCATCAAGTGCGAGCTGCTGAAGAATGAGGACTTGTACATTTACCGTGAACATTTCAG TTTTTTCCTTGGCACATACAATGTGAATGGGCAAACACCCAAAGAAAACCTCAGCCCATGGCTGAGCTGCACACAAGACCCTCCTGACTTCTACTGCGTGGG TTTTCAGGAGTTGGACCTTAGCAAAGAGGCTTTCTTCTTCAACGACACTCCTAAAGAGATGGAGTGGACGAAAGCCGTGTCTGACGCCTTGCATCCTGATGCCAAGTATGCTTTA GTAAAGTTAGTACGGCTAGTGGGCATCATGCTACTCTTCTACGTGAAGAAGGAGCATGCCGAGTTCATTTCAGACGTGGAGGTGGAGTCGGTGGGAACCGGCATCATGGGGAGGATG GGAAACAAAGGCGCAGTTGGCGTCCGCTTTCGCTTCCACAACTCCGACATCTGCGTGGTCAACTGTCACCTGGCAGCACACGTAGAAGAGTACGAGCGGCGCAATCAGGACTACAAAGATATTTGTAGTCGCCTCCAGTTTCACCAGACTGACCCGACACAGCCACCATTGACCATCATGAAGCACGA TGTGGTCTTATGGATCGGAGACCTCAACTACAGAATTAGCGACCTAAATGTCAACAATGTGAAGGACCTTATCAGCAGGAAGGACTTTGAGATGCTGCACTCGTACGATCAG CTCAAAAGGCAAATTGACGAGGAGGCTGTGTTCGTCGGTTTCGTGGAGGGGGAGATCGCTTTCCAGCCCACCTACAAATATGACACCGGCTCCGACACGTGGGATACAAG TGAAAAATGTCGTGTGCCTGCATGGTGCGACCGTATCCTGTGGCGAGGAAAGCACATCAGTCAGAAGCATTACCAGAGTCACATGGCACTAAAGACCAGCGACCACAAACCTGTCAGTTCGTTGCTCAACATTGGG ATCAAGAGAGTGAACACAGACTCCTACAAGAAGACCTTTGAGGAGATTGTCTGCAATTTGGACAAAATGGAAAACGAGTGCATTCCATCtgtaaccttgtcaaaacgagAG TTCCACTTTGAGAATGTGAAGTACATGGAACACCAGGCCCGGACGTTGACCCTGGTCAACGATGGCCAGGTGCCGTGTCAGTTTGAGTTCATCCAAAAGCCAAACGAAACCACGTATTGCAAGCCCTGGCTCACCGCCAGCCCCTACAAAGGCTTCATCGCGCAGG GCGCTTCCATGGACATCGACCTCGAGGTCTTTGTTAACCGCCTAATGGCACCTGACCTAAATTCTGGCAAGCAAGAAATCGAGGACATCCTTGTTCTTCACTTGGAGCGCGGCAAGGACTACTTCATCTCGGTGACCGGAAGCTATCTGCCCAGTTGCTTCGGCACCCCCATCCACGTGCTGTGTCGGCTGAGGGAGCCAATCCAGGACATGTCTCAGGAGACCCTACGACAACTG ATGGCCACATCAGTGAAAGAGACACCGGCAAGCACAGAAAAGCCACTGGACATTCCAAAAGAACTCTGGATGATGGTGGATCACTTGTTTCGGAATGCAAGCAAACAG GAAGACATATTTCAGCAACCTGGACTCCGGAGCGAATTTGCAGAAATAAGGGACACGCTTGACACTGGCATAGCGGATTCTCTTT CTGGCAGCAACCACTCTGTAGCCGAAGCATTGCTTCTCTTCCTGGATGCGCTTCCAGATCCCGTTGTTCCATACTCCTCCTACCAGGAGTGCCTCGAATGTTGCTCCGACGCCTTGCAGTGTGAGAAG gttatTTCCATGCTACCTCAGTGCCACCGAAATGTTTTTAACTATTTAGCCGCCTTCCTgcgagagctgttgaagaattcTGCAAGCAATCGATTAGATGTTACCATCGTAG CCACTATTTTTGCCTCATTGCTCCTGCGGTCGCCGAGCAAGCAGGACCTCACGGAGAAGAGGAAAGCGCGAGAATTCTTTCAGCACTTCTTGGGCTCACCTTAG